TTATCCTCGATCTCTTTCACACTTATTTAAGCACCAGTGAAAAACTTATAATTACAAACAAATTAGATAGTCCACACCACAGTGTGTCAAATCATAACAAACCTACCTATAATCTTAGCCCTAGGACCTAAGGAAAGGAAAAACTCCAAAACAAATCTAAGATATATGGGATGAGGTAGATGCACCCCCAGCTATCTAAAATTCCTAAACCAAACACTAGCAAACAAGTTACATGTCACAAACAAATGGAAGGACGGGTCTACATGATTGACATAAAGAGTAGAAGAAGTTCCCTCTTGATCGGTAATAACATGCCGCTtgaattgattttcctttgaaggaAAACTATCTCGCAAAATTTTCCAAGAAAAAGACCACGACCTTAAAGCGGTCCCAACTCTCCAAAATTGAAGGAAGAGTTGGGAACAAATTCTCTACACTCTCATCAGAGATAAGATCATCACCAGCTATGGCTTGATAAGCTAACGCCAGAGAGAATGAGTCATCTCTAGCATATCTTCACATCCATCTATCAATTTCTGCATTAAGTCGGACCTCTTAGAGAGTCAAGAAAAACTCAGAAACCACTGGACCTTCAAGAACAAAGAACGATTGGCTCCATATATGGTCTCAAGTATTCGACCATTAATCACACCTTCATACCTCAGTCACAGTTCCATATTGAATTTAGGAGATAAAGAAAAATCTCTAAAATATAATCATAATGGGAATACTACCTAACCAGTTGTTTTTCGAGAAGAAAGTCGAACAACCAGATCCGACCTTCTTAGTCAAGAATGACCGTACTCATATAGGATCCCATGTAATCGACCCTAATTATTGGATCTAATGTTAATCGACTTTTGATCAGAGATAGGACCATCACCTGCTAGGGATTGATAAGCAGACAACATAAAGAGGAGCCATATCTAGCATATCTCCAAATTTACCTATCATTCTACGCATTAAGTTTGACCTCTTTGAGAACCAAATAAAAACTCGAAAACCATTGGTTCTTTatgaaccaaaaacaattgtctCTATCTAGGGCCCCAAGTAGTCGATCCTTGATCACACCTCTGTACCTCATCCATAGTCCCATCTTGAACTTCGAAGATAGAAAAAGATCTCTAAAATCTAATCATGAGGGGATACTACGTAACCAAGAATCTTTCCAAACGAAAGTCGAACAACCGAACATAATCTTCTtactcaataaatttaaaaagtaaatttttacTAATTAGATGGAATACTTCTTTTAAACTTTTGGATCACCCTTAAGTATAATCGCTTTTCCACAAATTTACACAGTAAAAATATTATCAATCATTCGATACAAGTTAAATGATCTAACTTTAAATCTAGTAGTTTAAATTTCAAAAcaagaaacaaaatattttttctttgtaaaaatcaaatacaaaattataatttttttaaattttggaatgcattttattttaaaaaacttatcagtttttaaaattttagaatgcattttattttaaaatacttgtAACATAATTCCTCATTATGGATATATCCTTGAAATTTGGCTATCAATACCTTTATTCTACTTTCCCAAAAAAGAATAAGACAAATCCATCTTAAGGCACACACATCAATAATTTTATTTCCTATCCTCAACACTCCATTATTATATATAGAACTGATATTTGAACCCACAAAAATATCAATCCCACCCACACACTCCTATACATCTCTCAAGAAAATCAAACTAAAATGGACACTCCCAAAAAGCCACATGCTGTATTTGTACCATTTCCAGCACAGGGTCATGTCAATCCCTTCATGCAATTAGCCAAACTCTTTCGTTGCAATGGTTTCCACATAACCTTTGTCAACACTGAGTTCAACCACAAACGTTTGATAAAATCTCTGGGAGAAGAGTTTGTGAAAGGTCTCCCTGATTTTCAATTCGAAACCATACCTGATGGCTTACCAGAATCAGATAAGAATGCAACACAGGAAGTTCCATCATTGTGTGACTCAACTAGGAAAAACTGTTATGGTCCATTCAAAGAGCTTGTGATTAGGCTCAACACTTCATCACCTCATCCAGTTAGTTGCATAATTGCTGATGGTGTTTTTGGGTTTGCTGGAAGAGTGGCTAATGAATTGGGCATTCAAGAGTTGCAGTTTTGGACAGCTTCGGCATGTGGTTTGCTGGGATATTTACAATACGATGAACTTGTCAACAGAGGAATTATTCCATTCAAAGGTATAACTAGTTCATAAATTATATATTGTTTTATTCATGTTAGTATATCGACTACAACAGCTCTAGAGTTATTtggaattgattttgtttttttattatgattttcaAAAACAGATTTGTTTTTTAAATATGTAAGGAGAACATTTGaaagacatttttttttttttaaatctttttccaTTCACTCTTCAAACAAATGATAGACTTAAATTAGAGAATAAAAATATCTTATGCAATTCAAATAAGGTGCACCTCAATATAGAACCATTAATCTAAGAGGAGTTTATATTTTACTTATTGGGTTAAACATACTTTTGCCTATTTATTTGGAcgagttttgatttttctttttgaaatttttttcttttttcgattTCATTCATATAATATAGTTTTACACTTCACTATCGataacaatatataaatatataaaggaaaaacatgattttgatttagcctattttcttttttattttacccTCTATTTGttgtaaatatttcaaataaataattaaaggtgGTAAGTTAAAGttggttatattatttttaaGCAAAAAGTAACTACAATCTACACTTataaaattataactttttaaatttatattttttttcacaaaattaaattttaaaaattaaaatcttaTTATTCACACAATTGTACATTAACAAAAAGCGGACAGGTTGGACGCTAGTttctttttaaagaaaaaatatacattttttaaagATATAATATATCTcatcttaatttaataaaatagacaaagtgtatgtgttttaattttttttaaaaaaaatagaagagtgTAATATTGTTGAGTGGACTCACTTTTCTGGTGTGCTTAATTCAAGTGAAGGTGAGATTGATATTGGAAGGAGAGAAAGCGAATATATCAATATCCTTTCTTCATTTGGTTCTCTGGAAAAAGAATAGAAAGAATTATTTCTTTATTTGGTTCTCTAAAAATAATAGAAGGAGTTATCACTTTATTTGGTTCtctcaaaaaaataaaaggaattatcaCTTTATTTGGTTCTCTCGTGAAATAACTTTCCTcatattcataaaaaaattttaaaaaatttatattataaagtcgaactcaaaaataaaatttatagtaGAAAAAACCAAAGTTCACTAAAATGGTACTGagcaaaaataatattaattcttttttatttattttatctctatTATGCATCCGACTATTTGCACCATGTATTATAAATAGGATTGACACTTCCAacgttttaaaaataaagatattaaaatatactttgaaatatttaaaatatagaaGATTTTACTTTGtcgtaacttttttttttcttttactttaacTCTAACAAATATTTAGGAAAAAAAAGGGGGAAGAAGTCTAAAACTAAAAAATGCACGCATGAGTCTAAGGTTAGACATTGTTTAAAGGGGAGCATAGAGATGTGTaggatataattttttttggctTAAACTCTTTTTTGAGAATGGACCGGTGTTAGATTTAAGGAAGTTTTTTATTGTGATAGAAAAGATTGGCTTTTAAATCAACTTGCTTGTATTCGATAATACTAGTTAGGGTGCTTGCGTCATTGTTCTCCTTTTGAATTAGGATTGAATACCCCTATACTCCATTAATACACTATTtgcttattaaaatttaaaatattgaaaaaaaaattaatgtcatACTTTTGTCAAATTACTAGGTGAGCATTTTATTTCTGATGGAACCTTGGATACAAGTTTAGATTGGATCTCTGGAATGAAAGATATCAGACTAAAAGATCTTCCAAGCTTCATGAGAGTCACCGATCTAAATGATATCATGTTTGATTTTTTGGGTTCTGAGGCACGAAATTGTTTGACATCATCAAAAATCATCATTAATACATTTGAAGAATTGGAAGGCGAGGCCCTTGACACCCTTAGAGGCAAAAACCCAAACATTTATAATATTGGCCCACTTCACTTGCTTTGTAGACAGTTTCCTAAGTATGAAAATGATTTTAAGGTAAGTGGTTCAAGTTTATGGAAAAATGACTCAGAATGCATAAAGTGGTTGAATAAATGGGAACCTTGTTCAGTCCTATACATTAACTATGGCAGTATAACTGTTATTACAAATTATCATTTGAAAGAGTTTGCTTGGGGAATAGCAAATAGCAAATTACCATTTTTATGGATAATGAGACCAGATGTAGTAATGGGCGAAAAGACTTCAACTTTGCCAAAAGAGTTTCTAGATGAAGTTAAGGACAGAGGATACATAACTAGTTGGTGTTTTCAAGAGCAAGTTCTTGATCATCCATCAATTGGGGGATTTTTAACACATTGTGGTTGGAATTCTACACTTGAAGCAATTTCTTCAAGTGTTCCTACAATTTGTTGGCCTTTCTTTGCTGAACAACAAACTAATTGTAGATATTTATGCAACACTTGGAGAATAGGGATGGAAATTAACCATGATGTGAAAAAGGATGATATAACAGAATTGGTTATAAAAATGATGGaaggaaaaaaaggaaaagaaatgagaCAAAAGAGTTTGGAGTGGAAGAAGAAAGCTATAATATCTACTAATTTAGGAGGATCTTCATACAATAATTTTTGTAAATTAATCGAAAATGTTCTCAATTCTAATTGATTGATCATATAGTAACTAGGGTTACCTAAAATATATATTGTTCTACTAATTTATATTAATGTCAATCTTAATGAGCTTCAATCAGTATATGCTTATTATTTTGAGTTGTATTATCCTACTTCGATGTaggaaattgtttttttttatcgtAATGTTAGAGTTATATTACCTAAGATAAAAAATATTGTCATTGATATATTGACAAAGGCGAttataaataatgttttattatttattagttatACTAAAATATCAATCGATCTTTAAAGAGAACCAAAATGTATAATCAGTTCAATAAAAGGTATTTCACCAGATTTTTCCACCAACTATAGAAATTATCACCTACTCTACTCTTTAAACTTAAAACTAACCACCCTTAAGATACAAATTTGATATTATTAACTACCTCAACAATTTTAAAGAAACCATCATCAAATAAACTGTTGTTTCTCCTGCTCCATATGACCTAAAAAGTTGATAGTCGTAACACCAACACCTTATTCTTCGCAGCCTTACATATGCGAAATGAAACTACATGTATGGTTGGTACAATCTGAATCAAGAATAATATCAATGTATATCCATTCGCATATTTTTTGCGGAACTGACACAGAACACCTGCATACAAATAAAACATGATTTAAGTCTTCCCTAACTTCGAAATAGAAAACGCGGGTCTTTAGTGCTCCGAACTAATCATTCCTCTTTTAATTAATGCTTTTCTAGTTGGATGTCTATTCAAAGTAGCCCTCCAACCAAAAATCTGCACCTTCGAAGGAATTTTAGTGATCCAAATTTTGTACAACAACATttgtttctcttcttccaaaTGACTCTCCACATGCATATGTAACAGCCATTCATAATATCTTTTGACCGAAAAAAGCCCCGTTGGATCTCTCCACCGACAAAAGTTTTCATCAATCGAGTTTACAAtgagaaatcttccaaaatgttAACTAAAGTGTCATTGTTTCCTCTTAATGGCTTCAAGGTTCCACTTCCATCTTCCCTCCTGTCAGCTTCCCACTTCCTCCACCAAGGCCATTTTGCTCAACAAATTCTCAAAAATATTCTGAAAATTCTCTTTTAAAGCCTTCACCCCCGCCCATTTATTCCACTAAAACAATGATTGATTCCCTCTACCCACTTTACAAACCACATTAGAAGAGAACCAGTGAGCATTTCCTGCTACCTTTATTTCGATCAATTTCAAGTTCCTCCATCATAACAAATCACCCTTCTTGTTACTATTGTTTAGATTAAGTAGAACGCTCCTTTATAACTCCCCATATCTATATTCCAGAATATCCCACCATATGGCTTCTTTATCATAGAAAAATCTCCATTTCCACATTGACAAAAGAGCTACATTCAACAATTCAATATCTCACCCATAAAGCCCTTTCCACCTTCTTGCAAATATTTTTCCAACTCACTCACTTGATtcctcttttctctttgtttccCAACCAAAGAAAATTGCTTTGGATCTTCACCACTTCTTTTAGGAATTTCTTAAGGGCCTTAAAGAAAGACATCATAAACAACATAATACTATTTAACATTGAATTCAATAATGTTAATCGCTTTCTTAGCTTAGAAATGATTTCTTTCCATGCAACTATCCTCCTAAGATTATAACCAACTTGAATCCCTAAAAAtttgaatgggaaa
This portion of the Vicia villosa cultivar HV-30 ecotype Madison, WI unplaced genomic scaffold, Vvil1.0 ctg.000493F_1_1, whole genome shotgun sequence genome encodes:
- the LOC131628959 gene encoding linamarin synthase 1-like → MDTPKKPHAVFVPFPAQGHVNPFMQLAKLFRCNGFHITFVNTEFNHKRLIKSLGEEFVKGLPDFQFETIPDGLPESDKNATQEVPSLCDSTRKNCYGPFKELVIRLNTSSPHPVSCIIADGVFGFAGRVANELGIQELQFWTASACGLLGYLQYDELVNRGIIPFKGEHFISDGTLDTSLDWISGMKDIRLKDLPSFMRVTDLNDIMFDFLGSEARNCLTSSKIIINTFEELEGEALDTLRGKNPNIYNIGPLHLLCRQFPKYENDFKVSGSSLWKNDSECIKWLNKWEPCSVLYINYGSITVITNYHLKEFAWGIANSKLPFLWIMRPDVVMGEKTSTLPKEFLDEVKDRGYITSWCFQEQVLDHPSIGGFLTHCGWNSTLEAISSSVPTICWPFFAEQQTNCRYLCNTWRIGMEINHDVKKDDITELVIKMMEGKKGKEMRQKSLEWKKKAIISTNLGGSSYNNFCKLIENVLNSN